In a genomic window of Cytobacillus sp. FSL H8-0458:
- a CDS encoding spore germination protein, protein MRNFRSLKINKNRKHNNNTDQSIQQPLSFVNKFEETQDFREWNIQVNDQKIRIFYLESVVSKEKFYELVFVPLSNLKGEHIEEFLISLNGQETKNEEEIINSLLKGSFAVCLPESQKIYLASFPKELERTIQEPVNEVVVRGSHDGFIENLQTNIFLIRNRIESPDLTVRYMNIGTKSKTKISLLYLKGIANEEIVKEIERRLSFIKADMIISPGYIEEFIEDNSFSIFPQILNTERPDRVMANLTEGRIILMAEGSPTALIMPVTFVTFYQSPDDYNSRWIPATFIRVLRFVSFIIAITLPGIYIAINAFHLEVIPHELVIPLKNSVEGIPYPPLLEAFMMELTIELIREAGIRLPRPIGQTIGIVGGLVIGDAVVNAGLISNIMIVVVAVTAVSSFVVPSNEMSTTVRLLRFPLMILASIMGFVGLMFGIIFILIALCRLESFGVPYFAPFAPFRLNELKDAFIRIPLWMMNKRPVSSGAIDLLRQKDSRGWKKHEE, encoded by the coding sequence ATGAGGAACTTTCGCAGCCTGAAAATCAATAAAAACCGCAAACACAATAATAATACGGATCAATCTATTCAGCAGCCGCTATCTTTTGTGAACAAATTTGAAGAAACCCAGGATTTCAGGGAATGGAATATTCAAGTTAATGACCAAAAAATCAGGATATTTTACCTTGAATCTGTTGTATCAAAAGAAAAATTTTATGAGCTTGTATTTGTGCCCCTATCCAACTTAAAGGGGGAACATATTGAAGAGTTTTTGATTTCTCTCAACGGCCAGGAGACAAAAAATGAAGAAGAAATCATCAACTCTTTGTTAAAAGGCAGCTTTGCGGTCTGTCTTCCTGAATCACAGAAAATTTACTTGGCAAGCTTTCCAAAAGAGCTGGAAAGAACGATCCAGGAGCCTGTAAATGAAGTTGTAGTTAGAGGTTCGCATGATGGCTTTATAGAAAACCTGCAGACTAATATATTTCTGATCCGCAACCGCATCGAAAGTCCGGATTTAACTGTCAGGTATATGAATATTGGGACAAAGTCAAAAACGAAAATCTCGTTATTATATCTGAAAGGAATTGCAAATGAGGAAATTGTCAAAGAGATTGAGAGAAGACTTTCATTTATTAAAGCTGATATGATTATCAGTCCCGGTTATATTGAAGAGTTTATTGAGGATAATTCATTCAGTATATTCCCTCAAATCCTTAATACAGAACGTCCGGATCGTGTAATGGCAAATTTAACGGAAGGCAGGATTATCTTAATGGCTGAAGGCAGTCCTACTGCTTTAATTATGCCTGTAACGTTTGTTACTTTCTATCAGTCACCTGATGATTACAATAGCAGATGGATACCGGCAACATTTATCCGTGTTCTCCGGTTTGTGAGTTTTATCATAGCTATTACACTTCCGGGGATTTATATCGCCATTAATGCCTTCCATCTTGAAGTAATTCCCCATGAATTAGTGATTCCATTGAAAAATTCAGTTGAGGGAATACCGTATCCTCCATTATTGGAAGCGTTCATGATGGAATTGACCATTGAATTAATTCGTGAAGCCGGGATACGCCTTCCCAGGCCAATTGGGCAAACAATTGGTATAGTAGGTGGACTTGTCATTGGTGATGCGGTTGTCAATGCAGGGCTCATTTCCAATATTATGATTGTTGTGGTTGCTGTAACTGCAGTATCTTCCTTTGTGGTACCGTCAAATGAAATGAGCACAACCGTCCGGCTTCTTCGTTTTCCTCTAATGATCCTTGCTTCCATAATGGGCTTTGTCGGTTTAATGTTTGGAATCATCTTTATATTAATTGCACTTTGCAGACTGGAGTCTTTTGGCGTTCCGTATTTTGCCCCATTTGCACCATTTCGTCTAAATGAATTAAAAGACGCATTTATCAGAATTCCGCTTTGGATGATGAATAAACGCCCGGTAAGCTCTGGTGCCATTGATCTATTAAGGCAAAAAGATTCAAGAGGGTGGAAGAAGCATGAAGAATAA
- a CDS encoding GerAB/ArcD/ProY family transporter — MKNKESINLPQFFFIIIQTQIGVGVLSLPYTMYKASKTDGWISLMIAGVFVQLILTMYYFLLKKFNGSNIFDIAQVTAGKIIGKFLICLYLFYFLLVGIMILSLFNKIIATWILPRTPSWAIGGMFSFLAAALCREGIRVIGRFYTLVTPLLLLLVFLITYTLKDANIYFLFPIGKEGIKDILLGSKEAVIAMLGFEMILVIYSLANGEHKRKYLIITGANALITLLYTYLIIINFIYYSPEEIAVVPEPMLFILKSYSFKIIERTDLFFLSIWIISVFTSFVSYLYMSAKSAKKLIPKGKNRFYVNLFAAVIFLVASGIKPITGLTDKLSQLMSYISLLFIIMIPFLLLVFSYVFKRKQKGGSSRFDYH; from the coding sequence ATGAAGAATAAAGAATCAATCAATCTTCCTCAGTTCTTTTTTATCATCATTCAAACACAAATTGGAGTAGGCGTTTTATCTCTTCCCTACACAATGTATAAGGCTTCAAAGACAGACGGATGGATATCTTTAATGATTGCAGGGGTCTTTGTTCAGCTCATTCTGACAATGTACTATTTCCTGCTGAAAAAGTTCAATGGAAGTAATATTTTTGACATCGCTCAAGTAACAGCAGGAAAGATAATCGGAAAATTTCTTATATGCTTATATCTCTTTTATTTCTTATTGGTTGGAATAATGATCCTTTCGCTCTTTAACAAAATTATTGCCACATGGATACTGCCCAGAACGCCAAGCTGGGCAATTGGAGGCATGTTTTCATTTTTGGCCGCCGCCCTTTGCAGGGAGGGAATACGAGTCATTGGCCGGTTTTATACATTGGTCACACCCTTACTGCTGCTGCTGGTATTTTTGATCACATATACGTTAAAGGATGCAAATATATACTTTCTTTTTCCTATTGGAAAAGAAGGCATTAAGGATATTCTACTGGGTAGCAAGGAAGCTGTTATTGCTATGCTTGGCTTTGAGATGATTCTGGTTATTTATTCATTGGCAAATGGTGAACACAAGCGGAAGTACCTTATTATAACCGGTGCCAATGCGCTCATTACTTTACTTTACACATATCTGATCATTATCAACTTTATTTATTACAGTCCTGAAGAGATTGCGGTCGTACCTGAACCAATGTTATTTATCTTAAAGTCCTATTCGTTTAAAATCATCGAACGAACGGATTTATTCTTTTTGTCCATTTGGATTATTTCCGTGTTCACTTCTTTTGTGAGTTATCTTTATATGTCTGCAAAAAGTGCAAAAAAACTGATCCCCAAGGGGAAAAACCGCTTCTACGTTAATCTCTTTGCAGCTGTAATTTTTCTTGTTGCCAGTGGGATCAAGCCAATTACCGGCTTAACGGACAAGTTATCCCAACTGATGTCATATATCAGTTTACTTTTTATCATTATGATCCCTTTCCTTTTGCTGGTCTTTTCTTATGTATTCAAGAGAAAACAAAAAGGGGGCAGCAGCCGCTTTGACTACCATTAA
- a CDS encoding Ger(x)C family spore germination protein has protein sequence MTTIKRILPVLMISLFLTGCWDQNLLKEVRLYMSASFDLEPDGRIRDGVTSPILGTSPDTPSKARSEFHSAAGNTPREARVNIDKKVSKKFDASKLRVMVIGSELAKQDIYPVLDVFYRDPKSSLSAKIAIAEGRGDEIIKSRLQEEEKVSDYLYNLIASAEIVSFITEENIQSICAELFDPGEDFLLPYLGLTTDNEVEIKGLAMFNDRAFTGENLNEYESKMFILMDDQLGKSMRFTKKVSNKEDKSHLNFISFDVIKSSRKLKLQTSNNSIQGADIKVKLKISISEFPQDKLDKQDKIKKLNKKLSRELTKDAERAIKKMQAANCDGLGIGRRLIAMHPSVWGSIQWKGDVYPNLPINVKVTVDIAGNGIIN, from the coding sequence TTGACTACCATTAAAAGAATTCTTCCTGTCCTGATGATCAGCCTCTTCCTGACCGGCTGCTGGGACCAAAATTTATTAAAGGAAGTCAGGCTTTATATGAGTGCAAGCTTTGATCTTGAACCTGATGGCAGAATTCGTGATGGCGTTACATCACCAATTCTGGGTACAAGCCCGGATACACCATCAAAAGCCCGGTCAGAATTTCATTCAGCTGCGGGGAATACTCCAAGGGAAGCAAGAGTAAATATTGACAAAAAAGTATCCAAAAAGTTTGATGCTTCCAAATTAAGAGTAATGGTCATTGGGAGTGAACTGGCAAAGCAGGATATATATCCGGTTCTTGACGTTTTTTATCGAGATCCCAAAAGCTCCTTAAGTGCAAAAATCGCTATTGCTGAAGGAAGAGGCGATGAAATCATTAAGAGCAGGCTGCAGGAGGAAGAGAAGGTTAGTGATTATTTATATAACTTGATAGCAAGTGCAGAAATAGTATCATTTATTACAGAAGAAAATATCCAATCCATTTGCGCTGAGCTTTTTGATCCCGGAGAAGACTTCCTCTTGCCATATCTCGGCCTGACTACGGACAATGAAGTGGAGATCAAAGGCCTTGCCATGTTCAACGACAGGGCCTTTACCGGTGAAAATCTTAACGAATATGAGTCAAAAATGTTTATCCTGATGGATGATCAATTAGGAAAAAGTATGAGATTTACAAAAAAAGTGTCAAATAAAGAAGATAAAAGTCATTTAAACTTTATTTCATTCGATGTAATTAAGTCTTCAAGAAAATTAAAGCTTCAAACCAGCAACAATTCAATACAGGGTGCGGATATAAAAGTAAAATTGAAAATTAGTATTTCAGAGTTTCCTCAGGACAAGCTGGATAAGCAAGATAAAATTAAAAAATTGAATAAAAAATTATCTCGAGAACTGACCAAGGATGCAGAAAGGGCAATAAAAAAAATGCAGGCGGCAAATTGTGATGGTTTAGGCATCGGCAGAAGACTCATCGCCATGCACCCTTCCGTATGGGGATCAATACAATGGAAGGGCGATGTATACCCGAATCTGCCAATAAACGTAAAAGTTACTGTTGATATAGCCGGAAACGGCATTATCAACTAA
- the ltaE gene encoding low-specificity L-threonine aldolase, translating to MIDLRSDTVTKPTEAMRKAAYEAEVGDDVYGEDPSINQLEETAAKVLGKEAALFVTSGTQGNQIAILTHCRPGNEIILEAESHIFYYESGASSAFAGVQTRTISGTRGAMNPSDVEYAIRGEDQHFPETGLVCLENTHNRAGGAVIPIDNMKEIHNIAKANNVPVHIDGARLFNAAAALNLPASELAKHCDTVQVCLSKGLGAPVGSILAGNRDFITAARKWRKRLGGGLRQAGIIAAPGLIALTQMRERLAEDHENAQYLAQQLGQIKGIEIVNQVDTNILVADVKNLKMNSSEFVEKLKAEGVLSGTFGPSYVRFVTHYDVNRNQLEQAITAIQKTADQLI from the coding sequence ATGATTGATTTAAGAAGCGATACAGTCACAAAGCCGACTGAAGCTATGAGAAAAGCGGCTTATGAAGCGGAAGTTGGAGATGATGTTTATGGAGAGGATCCTTCAATAAATCAACTGGAGGAGACAGCTGCTAAAGTGCTGGGTAAGGAAGCAGCTCTTTTTGTAACAAGCGGAACACAGGGAAACCAGATCGCCATTTTAACACATTGCCGTCCAGGCAATGAAATTATTCTCGAGGCAGAAAGCCATATTTTTTATTATGAAAGCGGAGCTTCTTCTGCCTTTGCCGGTGTTCAGACAAGAACGATAAGCGGGACTAGAGGGGCAATGAATCCCTCTGATGTGGAATATGCCATTAGGGGAGAGGATCAGCATTTTCCTGAAACAGGCTTGGTTTGCCTTGAAAACACGCATAATAGAGCCGGCGGTGCCGTTATACCCATTGATAATATGAAAGAAATTCATAATATTGCAAAAGCAAATAACGTTCCTGTACATATAGATGGAGCAAGATTATTCAATGCCGCAGCAGCACTGAATCTCCCGGCTTCCGAATTAGCAAAGCATTGCGATACTGTCCAGGTATGCCTATCCAAAGGGCTTGGTGCTCCTGTCGGATCAATACTGGCAGGAAACAGAGATTTTATAACAGCCGCCAGAAAATGGCGCAAAAGACTCGGCGGGGGGCTCCGTCAGGCTGGCATCATAGCTGCTCCCGGTCTTATTGCTTTAACTCAAATGAGAGAACGCCTGGCAGAGGACCATGAAAATGCCCAATATCTTGCACAGCAGCTGGGCCAAATCAAAGGCATTGAAATTGTAAATCAAGTGGATACGAATATCCTTGTGGCAGATGTGAAAAATCTAAAGATGAATTCATCGGAATTTGTTGAAAAACTAAAAGCTGAAGGAGTTCTTTCAGGAACTTTCGGACCTAGTTATGTGCGTTTTGTTACGCACTATGATGTGAACAGAAACCAGCTTGAACAGGCCATTACAGCGATTCAAAAAACAGCTGATCAACTTATATAA